One genomic segment of Candidatus Kryptonium sp. includes these proteins:
- a CDS encoding cellulose biosynthesis cyclic di-GMP-binding regulatory protein BcsB codes for MLKRILILMLTLNILVKSERISFTKFGYSDVVLQGPSPVATWFLKVGRNLNPALSYILINIDASPVLDMKNSFLTFVVWDKPVLSVRLSQVERQIRIPLDKVDFGFSDFIKLEVYGSLKISDDRCKDIESGGLYVTIEKTSYIEAFYFAGKKMRPGIYDYIDYFNAGGFIIIPDSLSVAEIEGYIWVYSFLREKTGSDFGLATFKTLPDTTTNLVIISRFDKLPEGFKNLINGKFLKDDGLLYLFTSKEGKIERKILFLIGFSDEGLRKALKAFLNPDVISSSFNSFLLVREAVELPSLKPLLPPFKISFKDLGFSSTRLEGIGNLGMNYSFRLSDFGVLPNEIEFNISAVYSPVIKREERAFFNVYFNGTLVESKRLSEEGRVNYKFKVDRFNLMKVNTIRIEFVFYPSSEECKNSLFKFFAKVDDDNSFIEVKESYKPDELSFQYFPGVFGYGETVAIISKKITIEKMEALARIIYVVNAGLKNMYFYPAVVYSDLVDEEILKNFNIVGVVDQDDKLFEKFDKIPLKPKQEFRIISAGTARVLYALWDTTSIGVVQIFYGYGDNSVVLITGMGSNADRRALDVAKAVEKNYDLISGNIGIADYEKEYFFRIESRLVRVQYAGEKTFIDYFNEYKVFIIGLVWFIVLAFFVYIFIRGKQHAKRVTKR; via the coding sequence ATGTTGAAAAGAATTCTTATCTTGATGCTCACCTTAAATATCTTAGTTAAATCTGAACGTATTTCGTTCACCAAGTTTGGATATTCCGATGTTGTACTTCAAGGTCCTTCTCCAGTTGCAACTTGGTTTTTGAAAGTTGGACGAAATTTAAATCCCGCTTTAAGTTATATTCTCATAAACATTGATGCATCCCCAGTTCTTGATATGAAAAATTCTTTCCTGACATTTGTTGTTTGGGATAAACCTGTATTAAGCGTTAGGTTGAGCCAAGTAGAACGGCAAATTAGGATTCCTCTTGATAAAGTTGATTTTGGTTTTTCTGACTTCATCAAACTTGAAGTATATGGGTCTTTAAAGATAAGTGACGATCGGTGCAAGGACATTGAGAGCGGGGGGCTTTATGTTACAATTGAAAAAACATCATACATTGAAGCATTTTATTTTGCTGGTAAAAAAATGAGACCAGGTATATATGACTACATTGATTATTTCAACGCAGGAGGTTTTATTATTATTCCAGATAGCTTAAGTGTAGCGGAAATAGAAGGATACATATGGGTCTATTCTTTTTTGAGAGAGAAAACAGGCTCTGACTTTGGGTTAGCGACTTTTAAAACTTTGCCCGATACCACCACAAATCTCGTTATTATATCCAGATTTGATAAGCTTCCCGAGGGATTTAAAAACCTTATCAATGGTAAATTTTTAAAAGACGATGGATTATTATATTTATTCACAAGTAAGGAAGGAAAAATTGAGAGGAAAATTTTATTTCTGATTGGCTTCAGCGACGAAGGATTAAGAAAAGCGTTAAAAGCATTTTTAAACCCCGATGTTATTTCTTCTTCCTTCAACTCGTTTCTTCTGGTTCGCGAGGCAGTAGAATTACCGAGCTTAAAACCTTTGCTTCCACCGTTTAAAATCAGCTTTAAAGATCTTGGTTTTTCGAGCACGCGCCTTGAAGGTATTGGGAATCTTGGAATGAACTATTCTTTTAGATTGTCTGATTTTGGAGTTTTACCAAATGAAATAGAATTTAACATATCCGCTGTTTACTCACCAGTTATTAAAAGAGAGGAAAGAGCCTTCTTCAATGTCTATTTCAATGGCACGCTAGTTGAAAGCAAGAGATTATCTGAAGAGGGCAGGGTGAATTATAAATTCAAAGTTGATAGATTTAATTTGATGAAGGTAAACACTATAAGAATTGAGTTTGTCTTTTATCCATCCTCTGAAGAATGTAAAAATTCTTTGTTCAAGTTTTTTGCCAAAGTTGATGATGATAATTCATTTATAGAAGTTAAAGAATCTTATAAACCAGATGAACTAAGTTTTCAATATTTCCCAGGTGTCTTCGGGTATGGCGAAACAGTTGCAATCATAAGTAAAAAAATCACTATTGAAAAGATGGAAGCATTGGCAAGAATTATTTATGTTGTTAATGCTGGGCTGAAAAATATGTATTTTTATCCAGCCGTTGTTTATTCTGATCTCGTGGACGAAGAGATTTTAAAAAATTTCAATATTGTTGGTGTGGTTGATCAAGATGATAAATTGTTTGAAAAATTTGATAAAATACCTTTAAAACCAAAGCAAGAATTCAGAATTATAAGTGCCGGAACAGCGAGAGTCCTTTATGCGCTGTGGGATACAACTTCTATTGGTGTTGTTCAAATTTTTTATGGTTATGGTGATAATTCCGTTGTGTTGATTACTGGAATGGGATCTAACGCTGACAGAAGAGCCCTTGATGTTGCTAAAGCAGTTGAGAAAAATTATGACCTTATATCTGGGAATATTGGGATCGCAGATTATGAAAAAGAATATTTCTTCAGGATTGAAAGCAGGTTGGTTAGAGTTCAATATGCTGGTGAGAAGACATTTATTGATTATTTCAATGAGTACAAGGTTTTCATCATAGGTTTAGTTTGGTTTATCGTGCTTGCATTTTTCGTTTATATTTTTATTCGCGGTAAACAACATGCAAAGAGAGTCACCAAAAGATGA
- a CDS encoding glycosyltransferase: MGEVSLSHLGLKFNLLNKTMISAPEKSVRSKTIAEYLLQKNLITIEQIEEIERFRAEIGWSFAKICLTYGYVSRQKWSEVLKEIGFELVDLKMEKIDKGVVSYLNLLVMDQYLGVPIRKENGKVIVAMVDPTDIEFLAIVRKLFKSDVEVIAAMDVDIIWVLHKYLGPPFCRVAIYNLLWKDPDRSAVITITATQTFVVVTVITLYLLYFSFSPISALIFVNIIIGLLYLFSILFKFFLSLVGARYELQEAVSAEEIKAISNDELPVYTILLPVYKEPKVISKLVESISRLDYPRFKLDVKLLLEEDDIETIEAIKTIDFPAIFEPLVVPSEVPKTKPKACDYGLLFARGVYLTIYDAEDVPDADQLKKVVALFKKLPEEYICVQCALNYYNREENLLTRMFTLEYSYWFDYMLPGLNRLGLPIPLGGTSNHFKRDKLEELAGWDPFNVTEDADLGIRAYAKGYKVAVLDSTTYEEANKSVKNWIRQRSRWIKGYIQTYLVHMRHPIELIKKTGLKGFIGFQLFVGGTPFVFLANPVMWFMFIIWLLTESEIISMIFPDWVMYVSIFNFLFGNAIMIYMNMMSVFRRKYYNLLPFALLNPLYWILHSIASYKALGQLISNPFYWEKTEHGISEVFKHIHHPRK; the protein is encoded by the coding sequence TTGGGCGAGGTTTCTTTATCGCATCTTGGATTGAAATTTAATCTATTAAACAAAACTATGATTTCTGCCCCTGAAAAATCCGTTCGTAGTAAAACAATAGCTGAATATCTGCTTCAGAAAAATTTGATCACGATTGAGCAAATAGAGGAGATTGAAAGGTTTCGTGCTGAAATTGGCTGGTCATTTGCAAAGATATGTTTAACTTATGGTTATGTTAGTAGGCAGAAATGGAGTGAAGTTTTAAAAGAGATCGGTTTTGAACTTGTTGATTTGAAAATGGAAAAAATTGATAAAGGTGTGGTTTCATATCTCAATCTACTTGTTATGGATCAATATCTTGGAGTTCCTATAAGAAAGGAAAATGGTAAAGTTATTGTTGCAATGGTTGATCCCACTGATATTGAGTTTCTTGCTATTGTTAGGAAGCTTTTCAAAAGCGATGTGGAAGTGATTGCAGCAATGGATGTGGATATTATTTGGGTTTTGCATAAATATCTTGGTCCTCCGTTTTGCAGAGTTGCAATCTATAATTTATTGTGGAAGGATCCAGATAGATCTGCTGTCATTACGATAACAGCAACACAAACATTTGTAGTTGTAACTGTTATAACTCTTTATTTGCTTTACTTTTCATTTAGTCCTATATCAGCCTTGATTTTTGTAAATATAATCATCGGTTTACTTTACTTGTTTTCAATTCTTTTCAAATTTTTTCTTTCTCTGGTTGGTGCGAGGTATGAACTTCAGGAAGCTGTTTCAGCCGAGGAGATAAAAGCGATTTCAAATGATGAATTGCCTGTATATACGATTTTATTGCCTGTTTATAAAGAACCTAAAGTAATTTCAAAACTTGTTGAAAGTATAAGCCGGCTTGACTATCCGAGATTTAAACTTGATGTAAAGCTTTTATTGGAAGAGGATGATATTGAAACGATTGAAGCTATAAAAACAATTGATTTTCCAGCTATATTTGAGCCTCTTGTTGTCCCATCCGAAGTGCCCAAGACAAAGCCGAAAGCATGCGATTACGGTCTTCTTTTTGCCCGTGGTGTGTATTTAACAATTTATGACGCTGAAGATGTGCCTGATGCAGATCAACTTAAAAAAGTTGTTGCGCTATTTAAAAAACTCCCTGAAGAATATATCTGCGTGCAATGTGCTTTGAATTATTACAACAGAGAAGAGAACCTTTTAACGAGAATGTTTACGCTTGAATATTCATATTGGTTTGATTACATGCTTCCTGGTCTTAATAGGTTGGGTTTGCCGATTCCTCTCGGTGGGACAAGTAATCATTTCAAAAGAGACAAACTTGAAGAACTTGCTGGTTGGGATCCGTTCAATGTCACAGAGGATGCAGATCTCGGTATAAGAGCTTATGCAAAAGGATATAAAGTTGCGGTTCTTGACTCAACAACATATGAAGAGGCTAATAAATCAGTAAAAAATTGGATAAGACAAAGGTCAAGATGGATAAAAGGTTATATTCAAACTTATCTTGTTCATATGAGGCATCCCATTGAGCTTATTAAGAAAACCGGTTTGAAAGGGTTCATAGGATTTCAGCTTTTCGTCGGAGGAACTCCGTTTGTATTTTTAGCAAATCCAGTAATGTGGTTTATGTTTATTATATGGCTTTTAACGGAATCTGAAATTATAAGTATGATCTTCCCGGATTGGGTAATGTATGTTTCAATCTTTAATTTTCTTTTTGGGAACGCAATTATGATTTACATGAATATGATGTCTGTTTTCAGGCGGAAGTATTATAATCTTCTTCCATTTGCTCTTTTAAATCCATTATATTGGATTTTGCATTCAATAGCTTCATATAAAGCGTTAGGTCAGTTAATTTCAAATCCGTTCTATTGGGAAAAAACAGAGCATGGGATAAGTGAAGTTTTCAAACATATTCATCATCCGAGGAAATGA
- the sprA gene encoding cell surface protein SprA: MISRVYVILFMSLHLLLLAENPKQNFNHIAQDKLFPSDTTLISVDSTEIDSTARLKIFNKKFKLKSYIQLTSSKPHPLLFAPSNLVTREVSIDSTGRFVKVVEKIAGTERTFPLVIPLEKYIQHRLEENRRKSWTEIAQRYERKEEKDDIERLFGSITNIQIPVPANPILSIFGPPIINLHISGAVDITGAWRNEKTEQLIVSRLGSVRNEPDFNQQVQINVGGTIGDKLNITADWNTQRQFEFENQLKIRYKGYDDEVIQSIEAGNVSLQTPSALIGSSQALFGIKSNLQIGPLKLTTIASQKKGESQERVLTGGAQTQETKVFLYQYSQKHYFIDEKYIRTYEPYYQNSPPLRVAPELQVKDIEVWISQLERPEPGLTRFVVADINLPPITNRAYYDSLRTQVLQSDPGRIEVGLFRKLEQGKDYTINADIGVISLNMEIQDNQALAIAYRIEGPTQLASDDTVYGDFVNSLTDTAATLILKLVRPRSPQPSFKKAWALQLRNIYPLGGARNIKKEGFELKLLYKPSPDQEEREDIEGVNLLKAFGFDKYTEDGSTGSDNKFDFSDQTINPTRGEIIFPYLKPFSKETLKKIFPDKSDEFINSIAYDDIYDTNQVAAKNNTAKSSKFVISAKLTSDIQATYNLGFNVAEGSVQVYLNDRRLTEGVDYRVDYILGQLTITNREALLPGANLRIKYETNDLFSFASKTMLGARGDIDISENTKFGFTLMNYAQQSLSDKVRLGEEPISNTMLGVDFSTRFNSFKLSEMFNILPGYQAKQDALFSLRGESAFIIADPNTRKSTIAGDNKESIVYIDDFEGSKRLISFSLISSHWHFSSPPALMPLLGENRKEAISDSVKVQRKAYLAWFNIPQSVRITEVWPQKRVAQEEQFITPLDIQFFPDRRGQYNYTNRWDSIKNFPRQNWAGMMRVLPYFSTDLTTENITFIEIWFKIIGNPGPNAKMLINLGQISEEVIPNRKLDTEDKNGNYRLEPEEDVGLDGMTDQEEKARYPYLGDDPSQDNFDYSNFLMRNGTEGNRNFYPEPNQEDLNRNHILDLVNNYFEYEIPLDTVNNPYIAGGGSNGWYQLKIPLSSYTRIVGNPSFTLIEFVRVWFTGFDNTSMIRIAEFNLVGNYWEELVKNDEIFKVTVVSVEDNPGYTPPPGVQRPRDRTRPDQQIEGNEQSLAFIIRNLPDDTLRFAMRRFPQRLDLFNYKIMRLFVHGDRNFYFRDTTDYSAEVFVWIGTDTSNYYEYRQPIWPDWDTRNNIQIVFDHLTALKQARDSVNQPVKRTPVPDGPPGATYWLKGNPSLTNVTFIAIGVTNPKSKGPILLSGDVWVNELRLLKANDALGWAYNLSAQLNVPELMSLNFGIARRSPEFRGLSDKFVNSFARVLSTNWSIATTLNLEKILPTSLSSSIRIPFTYSRAENIGIPKYIPGKDILAVEAANRLRQMVIENGGTKEEADRKADSLLSVIQQINVSETWAIPSLNFEINSQKWYVRDIINKIDMGFNFNRSSFRDINTEINKRWNFNFQANYSTSIRPVILKPFKSLFAGVPLLDAYKDWEIQLTPSNFSGTMRFDRGHDNRKFRTKATFEPTTRVFNAQRGFSFDWRFSNNGLINPSLRYQVDIGSSLVHLETDSLGRQRSTSEILDDIFFKDGLINFGRTSTLSQQISIGTNPRIPPILGINKYLNLNFSYSSAYRWQNNFQQRDLGRSAGYSTNLNFGLSFRLKSLVDSWFGEETNIGRGRGRAVETQKDTSQKPSTLSLKDVLKTLIKKPFLDYENVQITFTQSNTSINTGLYGERPGMGNLWSWLPLMSDKIEYGPSLLYQLGLVSDPNGKIQLAPKKGFPFFGFEQTPGLRAPNGNLDDNYTQNNRISITTSRSLWQGAYLDLSWNIGWNYQRNQRIITDSLGVPKVASFASFASISRSFFTLPPVFIFSVFKSGMKSVASKYSELKLDPKDKRSDDEKLAQAFEEGFETLPLLSKLFGGFFPRVNWRLRWDGLERLSLFQSFATRVSLEHAYTSNFEKRWRSFIGQGQTFEGERAGYDFNPLIGLNITFKPLWRGNLTGGFRYITSTNYDLNFSAKAIVETFRREIAINFNYSKRGFNLPIFGLSLKNDVDITFTYSSSKNSRKTYQARNLSEALPLDGILRTTMELRFRYMLSTRVTGSLFYRMTKSKSDSRSTFIPGSTINEVGIDLNISIGA; encoded by the coding sequence ATGATTTCAAGAGTTTATGTAATTTTATTTATGTCTTTGCACCTTTTATTGCTTGCAGAGAATCCCAAGCAAAACTTTAACCATATCGCACAGGATAAATTATTCCCATCTGATACTACTTTAATCAGCGTTGATTCAACCGAGATTGATTCTACAGCCCGCTTAAAAATTTTCAACAAAAAATTTAAACTTAAATCTTATATCCAACTAACTTCTTCTAAACCCCATCCATTGCTTTTTGCGCCTTCAAACTTGGTTACTCGTGAGGTTTCAATTGATTCAACAGGCAGGTTTGTCAAAGTAGTTGAAAAAATCGCTGGCACAGAACGCACATTCCCACTTGTTATCCCACTTGAGAAATATATCCAGCATCGCCTTGAAGAAAATAGAAGGAAATCTTGGACTGAAATTGCACAAAGATACGAAAGAAAAGAAGAAAAAGACGATATTGAACGACTCTTCGGTAGCATAACAAATATCCAAATACCAGTTCCAGCAAATCCAATTTTAAGCATATTTGGTCCCCCAATCATAAATCTTCATATCTCAGGCGCAGTAGATATAACAGGAGCTTGGCGAAACGAGAAAACAGAACAACTTATCGTCTCACGACTTGGTAGCGTTAGAAATGAGCCAGATTTTAATCAACAAGTCCAGATAAATGTTGGCGGAACAATCGGAGATAAACTCAACATAACAGCCGATTGGAACACGCAAAGACAATTTGAGTTTGAAAATCAACTTAAAATAAGATATAAAGGTTATGACGATGAAGTGATACAAAGCATTGAAGCTGGGAATGTTTCTCTTCAAACTCCATCAGCGTTAATCGGAAGCAGCCAAGCGCTTTTCGGCATAAAATCAAACTTGCAAATTGGTCCCCTTAAGCTCACAACAATAGCAAGCCAGAAAAAAGGTGAATCTCAAGAGAGAGTTTTAACTGGCGGAGCTCAAACTCAAGAAACCAAAGTTTTCCTCTACCAATATTCACAAAAGCACTATTTTATTGACGAAAAATACATACGGACATATGAACCATACTATCAAAACAGCCCGCCTTTAAGAGTTGCTCCAGAACTGCAGGTCAAAGATATAGAAGTGTGGATCTCCCAACTTGAAAGACCAGAACCTGGGCTAACGCGTTTTGTCGTTGCTGACATAAATCTCCCACCCATAACAAACAGAGCATACTACGATAGCTTAAGGACGCAAGTTCTTCAAAGCGATCCAGGTAGAATAGAAGTTGGGCTCTTTAGAAAACTTGAACAAGGTAAGGATTACACAATTAACGCAGACATTGGAGTTATCTCGCTTAACATGGAAATTCAAGATAATCAGGCGCTCGCAATTGCATACAGAATTGAAGGTCCAACACAACTTGCAAGCGATGATACAGTTTATGGAGATTTTGTCAACTCTCTGACTGACACTGCAGCGACACTTATCCTAAAACTTGTAAGACCAAGATCACCTCAACCATCGTTTAAAAAAGCATGGGCTTTGCAATTAAGAAACATCTATCCTCTTGGTGGAGCAAGAAACATAAAAAAAGAAGGATTTGAGCTTAAACTTCTTTATAAACCAAGCCCCGACCAAGAAGAAAGAGAGGACATTGAAGGAGTAAATCTTCTCAAAGCTTTTGGCTTTGACAAATATACTGAAGATGGCTCCACTGGCTCGGACAACAAATTTGACTTCTCAGATCAAACCATTAATCCAACAAGAGGTGAGATCATATTCCCATATCTTAAGCCATTCAGTAAAGAAACACTTAAAAAGATCTTCCCCGACAAAAGCGATGAATTTATAAACTCAATCGCCTATGATGATATTTACGACACAAACCAAGTCGCAGCGAAAAACAACACAGCCAAATCTTCAAAGTTCGTAATTTCAGCAAAATTAACAAGCGATATCCAAGCAACTTATAACCTTGGTTTTAATGTAGCGGAAGGAAGCGTGCAAGTTTACTTAAACGATAGACGGCTCACCGAAGGCGTTGATTACAGAGTTGATTATATACTTGGACAGTTGACAATTACAAATCGTGAGGCTTTGCTCCCGGGGGCGAACTTAAGAATAAAATACGAAACGAACGATCTCTTCTCCTTCGCATCAAAGACAATGCTTGGGGCTCGCGGAGATATTGATATAAGCGAGAACACGAAATTTGGCTTCACACTTATGAACTATGCGCAACAAAGCCTAAGCGATAAAGTTAGATTAGGTGAGGAGCCAATAAGTAATACAATGCTTGGTGTTGACTTCTCAACGAGATTTAATTCGTTTAAACTTTCCGAGATGTTCAACATACTTCCAGGCTACCAAGCGAAGCAAGATGCATTGTTCTCACTTCGCGGTGAATCAGCTTTTATAATTGCTGATCCTAATACGAGAAAAAGCACAATAGCTGGTGATAATAAAGAAAGCATTGTATATATTGACGATTTTGAGGGCTCAAAAAGACTTATTTCATTTAGTTTAATTTCAAGCCATTGGCATTTCTCAAGCCCCCCTGCTCTTATGCCTTTGCTTGGAGAAAACAGAAAAGAAGCGATCTCAGATTCGGTAAAAGTTCAAAGAAAAGCATACCTTGCTTGGTTTAATATACCTCAATCCGTTAGAATAACCGAAGTATGGCCACAAAAAAGAGTCGCACAAGAGGAACAATTTATAACTCCACTTGACATTCAATTTTTCCCCGATCGTCGCGGTCAATACAATTATACCAATAGATGGGACTCAATCAAGAATTTCCCTCGCCAAAATTGGGCAGGAATGATGCGAGTTCTTCCATACTTCTCCACAGACCTAACAACAGAGAACATAACATTCATTGAGATTTGGTTCAAAATCATAGGAAATCCCGGACCAAACGCAAAAATGTTAATAAACCTCGGACAAATCTCTGAAGAAGTTATACCAAACAGAAAACTTGACACAGAGGATAAAAACGGCAACTACCGGCTTGAACCCGAAGAAGATGTTGGACTTGATGGAATGACAGATCAGGAAGAAAAAGCAAGATACCCATACCTCGGGGATGACCCAAGCCAAGACAATTTTGACTATTCAAATTTTCTAATGAGAAATGGAACTGAAGGAAATAGAAACTTTTATCCAGAACCAAACCAAGAAGACCTTAACCGAAATCACATACTTGACCTTGTAAATAACTATTTTGAATATGAAATTCCTCTTGACACCGTAAATAATCCATACATAGCTGGTGGTGGCTCAAATGGATGGTATCAGCTCAAAATTCCACTTTCATCTTACACTCGCATAGTTGGAAATCCAAGCTTCACACTTATTGAGTTTGTAAGAGTCTGGTTTACTGGCTTTGATAATACCTCAATGATTAGAATTGCCGAATTTAATCTTGTTGGAAATTATTGGGAAGAGCTTGTCAAAAACGATGAAATTTTCAAAGTTACCGTCGTAAGCGTTGAAGATAATCCAGGTTATACTCCACCTCCGGGCGTACAAAGACCAAGAGATAGAACAAGACCAGATCAACAAATTGAAGGAAATGAACAATCACTTGCCTTTATAATCCGCAACTTACCAGATGATACCCTTCGCTTCGCAATGAGAAGATTTCCACAACGACTTGATCTTTTCAACTATAAAATTATGCGACTCTTCGTTCATGGAGACAGAAACTTCTACTTTAGAGATACGACTGATTATTCAGCTGAAGTTTTTGTATGGATTGGAACAGACACTTCAAATTATTATGAATATCGTCAGCCGATATGGCCAGATTGGGATACAAGGAATAATATTCAAATTGTTTTTGATCATCTTACTGCTTTAAAACAAGCTCGTGACTCGGTAAATCAACCAGTAAAAAGAACCCCCGTGCCAGATGGACCTCCAGGAGCGACTTATTGGCTTAAGGGAAATCCATCTTTAACAAATGTCACATTCATTGCAATTGGCGTTACAAATCCTAAAAGCAAAGGACCAATCTTGCTTTCTGGCGATGTTTGGGTAAATGAACTTCGCCTTCTGAAAGCAAACGACGCACTTGGCTGGGCATATAACTTATCCGCACAACTTAATGTCCCTGAACTTATGAGCCTCAATTTTGGAATTGCAAGAAGAAGTCCCGAGTTTAGAGGATTATCCGATAAATTTGTTAATTCCTTCGCTCGTGTTTTATCAACAAATTGGTCAATAGCGACAACTCTTAATCTTGAAAAAATTCTCCCAACATCGTTGAGCTCATCTATCAGAATCCCATTTACATATTCAAGAGCTGAAAACATCGGAATTCCGAAATATATCCCTGGCAAAGATATACTTGCGGTAGAAGCTGCAAATCGTTTGAGGCAAATGGTCATTGAAAACGGCGGAACAAAGGAAGAAGCGGATAGAAAAGCTGATAGTTTGCTATCTGTCATTCAACAAATAAATGTCTCAGAAACTTGGGCTATCCCTTCACTTAACTTTGAAATAAACTCGCAAAAATGGTATGTCAGGGACATAATAAACAAAATAGACATGGGCTTTAACTTCAATCGCTCAAGCTTTAGAGACATAAACACCGAAATAAACAAAAGATGGAATTTCAACTTTCAAGCGAATTATTCAACAAGCATAAGACCAGTAATTCTTAAACCTTTTAAATCGCTTTTCGCTGGAGTTCCATTACTTGACGCATATAAAGATTGGGAAATTCAGCTTACACCATCCAACTTTTCAGGAACGATGCGATTTGACAGAGGACATGACAATAGAAAATTCAGGACGAAAGCGACATTTGAACCGACAACACGAGTTTTTAACGCACAAAGAGGTTTCTCTTTTGATTGGAGATTTTCAAACAATGGTTTAATAAATCCATCATTGAGATATCAAGTTGACATCGGAAGCAGTTTAGTTCACCTTGAAACTGATTCGCTTGGCAGACAAAGAAGCACTTCCGAAATCCTTGACGATATTTTCTTCAAAGATGGACTCATTAATTTTGGCAGAACATCAACACTATCGCAACAAATAAGCATAGGGACAAATCCACGAATTCCACCTATACTTGGCATAAACAAATATCTCAACTTAAATTTTAGCTATTCATCCGCGTATAGATGGCAAAATAATTTCCAACAGAGGGATCTTGGTAGAAGCGCAGGATATTCAACGAATTTAAATTTTGGATTATCATTCAGATTAAAATCTCTTGTTGACTCGTGGTTTGGAGAGGAAACGAACATTGGTCGTGGTCGGGGTCGTGCTGTTGAAACTCAAAAAGATACATCGCAAAAACCTTCAACTTTGTCATTGAAAGATGTTTTAAAAACATTGATAAAAAAGCCATTTCTTGATTATGAAAATGTTCAAATAACATTTACCCAATCAAACACATCAATAAACACAGGGCTTTACGGCGAAAGACCTGGAATGGGGAATCTATGGTCATGGCTTCCGCTTATGAGTGATAAAATTGAATACGGTCCATCTCTTCTTTACCAACTTGGGCTTGTTTCCGATCCAAACGGGAAAATTCAACTTGCACCGAAAAAAGGATTTCCATTTTTTGGATTTGAGCAAACCCCAGGATTAAGAGCTCCGAACGGAAATCTTGATGATAATTACACACAAAACAATAGAATTTCAATAACCACATCCCGTTCCCTCTGGCAAGGTGCTTATCTTGATCTAAGCTGGAACATTGGATGGAATTATCAAAGAAATCAAAGAATTATAACCGATTCACTTGGGGTTCCAAAGGTTGCTTCATTTGCGAGTTTTGCATCAATTAGTCGCTCGTTCTTCACACTACCACCAGTTTTCATATTTAGTGTTTTCAAAAGTGGGATGAAATCCGTTGCATCAAAATACTCCGAACTCAAACTTGATCCAAAAGATAAACGAAGCGATGACGAAAAGCTCGCACAAGCTTTTGAAGAAGGTTTTGAAACATTGCCACTTTTGAGCAAACTTTTCGGCGGATTTTTCCCACGAGTCAACTGGAGGTTAAGATGGGACGGACTTGAAAGATTATCGCTCTTTCAATCATTTGCGACGCGCGTTTCCCTTGAACATGCGTATACTTCTAACTTTGAAAAAAGATGGAGGAGTTTCATCGGACAGGGGCAAACATTTGAAGGTGAAAGGGCTGGATATGATTTCAATCCACTCATCGGACTTAACATTACCTTTAAGCCACTATGGCGGGGAAATCTAACGGGCGGTTTCAGATACATCACATCAACTAATTATGACCTCAACTTTTCTGCGAAAGCGATCGTTGAGACATTTAGGAGAGAAATCGCTATCAACTTTAATTATTCAAAGCGTGGTTTCAATTTACCGATTTTTGGACTTTCGCTCAAAAACGATGTTGATATAACATTTACTTATTCATCATCCAAAAACTCAAGAAAGACATATCAAGCGCGAAATCTTTCTGAAGCGTTGCCATTGGATGGGATCTTGAGGACAACGATGGAGTTAAGATTCCGCTATATGTTAAGCACTCGCGTCACAGGTTCATTGTTCTATCGGATGACGAAATCAAAATCAGATTCAAGAAGCACATTTATACCAGGCTCAACTATAAACGAAGTTGGAATTGATCTTAACATTTCAATTGGGGCATAA